A stretch of the Vitis vinifera cultivar Pinot Noir 40024 chromosome 16, ASM3070453v1 genome encodes the following:
- the LOC104882076 gene encoding rust resistance kinase Lr10-like — translation MNCARPIFDQYYIPIVPCNRTDATFSSSQPYAYALAAGYKQVRDLPYSCTIGSTVVTRSFMAVSEPCNLSSSDLQEKLLMGLQLSFLSTRCLECTVKDSWASEVEICTAVRREDAFDQSGYSGTIAIVITIIGGRFLLGISCLLGYLIYKFQRRHLSLDDDIEEFLQNHKNLQPIRYSYLHLKKITNNFRNKLGQGGFGSMYKGILQSGRIVAVKVLVMSKANGQDFINEIATIGRIHHVNIVQLVGFCVEGSKWALIYDFMPNGSLDKFIFLKGEKHIPLSWDRLYKIALGVGRGIEYLHQGCDMQILHFDIKPHNILLDEDFTPKVSDFGLAKLYSTNESVVSLTAARGTLGYIAPELFYKNFGHVSYKADVYSFGMLLMEMVGKQRHFSRHQEQDLSELFFSSWIYDRIEQGEDMKIGDVTEDEKKYIWKMVIVALWCVQMKPMDRPSTSKALDMLDGDVELLQLPPKPTLYSHEISALDRENKPMGVQISSHNASITISLDGR, via the exons ATGAACTGCGCAAGACCAATCTTTGATCAATACTACATTCCTATTGTTCCCTGCAACCGCACCGATGCTACTTTCTCTTCCTCACAACCATATGCTTATGCGCTAGCTGCAGGCTACAAGCAGGTGAGAGATCTTCCATATTCGTGCACCATTGGCTCGACTGTTGTTACTCGCAGTTTCATGGCTGTTTCAGAGCCCTGCAATCTTTCAAGCTCAGATTTGCAAGAAAAGCTGCTTATGGGGCTCCAGCTTTCATTTTTGAGCACCCGCTGCCTTGAATGCACAGTGAAAGACAGCTG GGCTTCAGAAGTTGAAATATGTACTGCTGTCA GACGTGAAGATGCTTTTGACCAATCTGGGTATTCTGGGACCATTGCAATTG TCATAACAATCATTGGAGGACGCTTTCTACTTGGGATATCTTGTCTTTTGGGCTATTTAATCTACAAGTTTCAGCGGAGACATTTATCATTAGATGATGATATTGAAGAGTTTCTTCAAAATCACAAGAATCTCCAACCCATCAGGTACTCATATTtacatttaaagaaaataaccaaCAATTTCAGGAATAAGTTAGGCCAGGGAGGCTTTGGCTCTATGTACAAAGGAATACTTCAGAGTGGCCGCATTGTAGCAGTAAAAGTATTGGTCATGTCAAAAGCCAATGGACAAGATTTTATCAATGAAATTGCCACAATTGGAAGGATTCACCATGTTAATATAGTACAACTTGTTGGATTTTGCGTAGAAGGATCAAAATGGGCCCTTATATATGACTTTATGCCAAATGGGTCACTTGATAAGTTTATCTTCCTTAAAGGAGAAAAACACATTCCTTTAAGTTGGGACAGATTGTACAAAATTGCACTTGGAGTAGGGCGTGGGATTGAATACTTACATCAAGGGTGTGACATGCAAATTCTGcattttgatatcaagccacacaatattcttttggatgaAGACTTTACACCAAAAGTTTCGGATTTTGGCCTTGCAAAATTGTATTCAACAAATGAAAGTGTTGTATCTCTCACTGCAGCTCGAGGAACATTAGGATACATTGCTCCagagttgttttataaaaactttGGACATGTGTCGTATAAGgctgatgtttatagttttggaatgttgttgaTGGAAATGGTGGGAAAACAAAGACATTTTAGTAGACATCAAGAGCAAGATCTAAGTGAATTATTCTTCTCGTCATGGATTTATGACCGAATTGAACAAGGAGAAGATATGAAAATAGGAGATGTCACAGAggatgaaaagaaatatatatggaaGATGGTCATAGTTGCATTGTGGTGTGTGCAAATGAAGCCCATGGACCGTCCTTCTACGAGCAAAGCACTCGACATGTTGGATGGTGATGTTGAACTATTGCAACTACCTCCTAAACCTACCTTATATTCTCATGAAATATCAGCTTTGGATCGGGAGAACAAACCAATGGGGGTTCAAATTTCCTCACATAATGCAAGTATTACAATTAGCTTAGATGGGAGATAA